The following are encoded in a window of Acipenser ruthenus chromosome 26, fAciRut3.2 maternal haplotype, whole genome shotgun sequence genomic DNA:
- the LOC117430318 gene encoding complement factor B-like isoform X1 — protein sequence MEIGRSKPVWGGPGVTFLKPESCFSVLRGKGPNPAASALLLWSNHLDSLHRFHRSLTWGPATNLKIYFLHPETLGKSTFTTTEKTSLNITMTPAEMVLATEKEPENTQTTAYFGLEPTAPTVSPAREKTPDWAEQTSVSTSLKLSMEMKHLQEPTLHHPEKSQTTPSLSPEPASSTISTAQKKTSDWAEESISTAVKLSLEMEDLQPVPSTPISARDWTTTTSLNLSLTETLSVPEQNSPPSSVGLNDIIPTHEPTLASKPDLQPTLLRSSQQPAIQQAFLQPRSRNTGVQPKPKSVAMPFYSIVQQGQYCDDKVGVKGGTIQWPEERSSGSVLKYICPVGTYAYPVNWRVCVRGRWTLLRNAYGDTDTVVTCKPVTCVSPRAPEFGALTPHHHVFRWNDTIDFSCYSGFVLLGSAQSTCQVNGHWSGKLPVCDRKDHFCSNPGVPFGGSRSGDFFEEGSVVKYTCDSKLVLRGSSKRKCLLTGVWSGEEPQCQSWYTFDNVEDLTKEIQMVRSQIFKSEQKTNERELNPLSGTTHHILFLLDSSVTVGWYNFQRGLEFIDSTIDVIWTRKVLIQVICYDNFKAEKIDVMENPMTGRPDPLADSTDYSGFSQHYGTNIYRALDAVLKSVQRAQANRVKWTIFLIAKQYSSGPSPSKMMQEIVKHIPEPDIYLDVFAIGLGSVDRVQLESIIPQKYVEEGGRQYTFYLPSYDTLRLVYSESKWDDDAASSKCGVRMKIRHRSVGRIFGGVKSLEADWPWQVYVGNECAGSIISRRWILSAAHCFSPDLPATSITVGLGMINKDMSSAKTIGVKQLILHPQYNKDYDYDMALLELAQEISYSDTVRRVCLPCTQDVQNLIPSPVGVWQDTCSYQENKMTNAGYYDSGRDLSGYVAGWGLSRQSNIPSYELLYANVSIYPRAQCPKTTHTLTERMFCARGENSDSCKGDSGGAFVMKRKDQWIQIGIVSYGKDLVCGKNNFMGYYSNVPSMMSFIRTHVTDLQYE from the exons ATGGAAATTGGGCGGTCAAAGCCGGTCTGGGGCGGTCCTGGAGTCACGTTTCTCAAACCCGAGTCCTGCTTCAGCGTGTTGAGAGGGAAGGGGCCAAACCCAGCGGCCTCCGCACTGCTACTCTGGTCAAATCATCTCGACAG CCTTCACAGATTTCACAGGAGTTTGACTTGGGGGCCTGCAACCAACCTCAAGATTTACTTCCTGCACCCAGAGA CTTTAGGAAAATCAACATTCACTACCACTGAGAAAACTTCTCTGAACATTACCATGACACCTGCTGAGATGGTGCTGGCTACTGAGAAAGAACCAGAAAACACTCAAACCACGGCATACTTCGGTCTAGAACCAACTGCTCCCACAGTAAGCCCAGCCCGAGAAAAGACTCCAGACTGGGCAGAACAGACCTCTGTTAGCACCTCTTTGAAGCTTTCCATGGAAATGAAACATCTTCAGGAACCAACACTTCATCACCCAGAGAAGTCTCAAACCACACCATCCCTCAGTCCTGAACCAGCTTCATCCACAATCAGCACAGCCCAGAAAAAGACATCAGACTGGGCAGAAGAGAGCATTAGCACCGCTGTGAAACTTTCCTTAGAAATGGAAGATCTTCAACCAGTACCTTCCACCCCCATCTCAGCTCGAGATtggaccaccaccacatcatTAAATCTCTCCTTGACTGAAACACTGAGTGTTCCAGAACAAAACTCCCCACCGTCTTCAGTAGGACTGAATGACATCATACCGACTCATGAACCCACGCTGGCTTCCAAACCAGACTTACAGCCAACCCTGCTTAGAAGTTCTCAGCAGCCAGCAATTCAGCAGGCCTTTCTGCAGCCAAGAAGCAGAAATACTGGCGTTCAACCCAAGCCAAAAAGTGTCGCCATGCCTTTCTACAGCATTGTGCAGCAGGGTCAGTACTGTGATGACAAGGTGGGTGTGAAGGGTGGCACCATCCAGTGGCCGGAGGAGCGGAGTTCAGGGAGTGTGCTGAAGTACATCTGCCCTGTTGGTACCTATGCTTACCCTGTCAACTGGAGGGTATGTGTTCGAGGAAGATGGACCTTACTGAGGAACGCATACGGAGACACAGACACTGTGGTCACCTGTAAAC CGGTGACGTGTGTCAGCCCCCGTGCTCCTGAGTTCGGCGCTCTTACCCCACATCACCATGTCTTCAGATGGAATGACACCATTGACTTCTCCTGTTACTCTGGCTTTGTGCTCCTGGGATCAGCACAAAGTACCTGTCAAGTCAATGGTCACTGGAGTGGGAAACTGCCAGTCTGTGATCGCAAAG ATCATTTTTGCTCCAATCCTGGAGTCCCCTTTGGTGGCTCAAGATCTGGAGACTTCTTCGAAGAAGGCTCTGTGGTGAAGTACACCTGCGACAGCAAGCTGGTCCTACGAGGCTCCTCGAAGCGCAAGTGTCTGTTAACAGGCGTGTGGTCTGGAGAGGAGCCACAATGTCAGA GCTGGTATACCTTTGACAATGTAGAGGACTTGACGAAAGAAATACAAATGGTCAGATCCCAGATCTTCAAATCAG AGCAGAAAACCAACGAAAGGGAACTCAACCCCCTCAGTGGCACGACTCACCACATCCTGTTCCTGCTGGATTCCTCGGTCACTGTCGGCTGGTACAACTTTCAGCGGGGGCTGGAATTCATTGACAGCACTATTGACGTG ATCTGGACTCGCAAAGTTTTAATTCAAGTGATTTGTTATGATAACTTTAAAGCTGAAAAGATAGACGTGATGGAAAACCCCATGACAGGACGTCCAGATCCACTGGCTGACTCTACCGATTACTCAG GTTTCTCACAGCACTATGGAACTAATATTTACAGAGCACTGGATGCTGTACTGAAGAGTGTTCAGAGAGCACAGGCTAACCGTGTAAAATGGACCATATTTCTGATTG CAAAACAATATAGCAGTGGGCCATCTCCCTCCAAAATGATGCAAGAGATTGTGAAACACATCCCGGAGCCAGACATTTATCTTG ATGTGTTTGCTATAGGGCTGGGGAGTGTGGACCGAGTCCAGCTGGAGAGTATAATCCCCCAAAAGTATGTGGAAGAAGGGGGGCGCCAGTACACATTCTACCTGCCCAGCTATGACACCCTGAGACTGGTGTACAGCGAGTCCAAGTGGGATG ATGACGCAGCCTCCTCGAAATGCGGAGTTCGGATGAAAATCCGGCACCGCAGCGTGGGCAGGATATTCGGTGGAGTGAAATCTCTCGAAGCGGACTGGCCCTGGCAGGTTTATGTCGGCAATGAG TGTGCTGGCTCCATCATTTCCAGGAGATGGATTCTCAGTGCGGCTCACTGCTTCAGTCCTGACCTGCCCGCCACTTCCATAACTGTGGGTCTAG GAATGATTAATAAGGATATGTCCTCTGCGAAAACAATAGGGGTGAAACAGCTCATTCTTCACCCTCAGTATAACAAAGACTATGATTATGACATGGCCTTGTTGGAGCTGGCCCAGGAGATCTCCTACAGCGACACAGTAAG GCGAGTCTGCCTCCCCTGTACACAAGATGTTCAAAACCTGATCCCATCGCCGGTAGGAGTCTGGCAAGACACATGTAGCTATCAAG aaaataaaatgacgAACGCTGGATATTATGACAGTGGAAGAGATTTGAGTGGCTATGTAGCTGGGTGGGGCCTGTCCAGACAGAGTAATATACCTAGCTATGAATTATTATATGCAAATGTCAGCATCTAT CCCCGCGCTCAGTGCCCTAAAACCACACACACGCTCACCGAACGAATGTTCTGTGCCAGAGGAGAAAACAGTGATTCCTGTAAAG GTGACTCTGGGGGGGCGTTTGTGATGAAGAGAAAGGATCAATGGATTCAG ATTGGCATTGTCAGCTATGGGAAGGATCTGGTCTGCGGAAAAAACAACTTCATGGGTTACTATAGCAACGTCCCAAGTATGATGTCCTTCATTCGTACTCATGTCACAGACCTGCAGTATGAATAG
- the LOC117430318 gene encoding complement factor B-like isoform X2, with the protein MREMAHSGVLLLLLVCVRLSPALGKSTFTTTEKTSLNITMTPAEMVLATEKEPENTQTTAYFGLEPTAPTVSPAREKTPDWAEQTSVSTSLKLSMEMKHLQEPTLHHPEKSQTTPSLSPEPASSTISTAQKKTSDWAEESISTAVKLSLEMEDLQPVPSTPISARDWTTTTSLNLSLTETLSVPEQNSPPSSVGLNDIIPTHEPTLASKPDLQPTLLRSSQQPAIQQAFLQPRSRNTGVQPKPKSVAMPFYSIVQQGQYCDDKVGVKGGTIQWPEERSSGSVLKYICPVGTYAYPVNWRVCVRGRWTLLRNAYGDTDTVVTCKPVTCVSPRAPEFGALTPHHHVFRWNDTIDFSCYSGFVLLGSAQSTCQVNGHWSGKLPVCDRKDHFCSNPGVPFGGSRSGDFFEEGSVVKYTCDSKLVLRGSSKRKCLLTGVWSGEEPQCQSWYTFDNVEDLTKEIQMVRSQIFKSEQKTNERELNPLSGTTHHILFLLDSSVTVGWYNFQRGLEFIDSTIDVIWTRKVLIQVICYDNFKAEKIDVMENPMTGRPDPLADSTDYSGFSQHYGTNIYRALDAVLKSVQRAQANRVKWTIFLIAKQYSSGPSPSKMMQEIVKHIPEPDIYLDVFAIGLGSVDRVQLESIIPQKYVEEGGRQYTFYLPSYDTLRLVYSESKWDDDAASSKCGVRMKIRHRSVGRIFGGVKSLEADWPWQVYVGNECAGSIISRRWILSAAHCFSPDLPATSITVGLGMINKDMSSAKTIGVKQLILHPQYNKDYDYDMALLELAQEISYSDTVRRVCLPCTQDVQNLIPSPVGVWQDTCSYQENKMTNAGYYDSGRDLSGYVAGWGLSRQSNIPSYELLYANVSIYPRAQCPKTTHTLTERMFCARGENSDSCKGDSGGAFVMKRKDQWIQIGIVSYGKDLVCGKNNFMGYYSNVPSMMSFIRTHVTDLQYE; encoded by the exons ATGAGAGAGATGGCACACTCAGGTGTACTGCTCCTGCTTCTGGTCTGTGTGAGACTGTCaccag CTTTAGGAAAATCAACATTCACTACCACTGAGAAAACTTCTCTGAACATTACCATGACACCTGCTGAGATGGTGCTGGCTACTGAGAAAGAACCAGAAAACACTCAAACCACGGCATACTTCGGTCTAGAACCAACTGCTCCCACAGTAAGCCCAGCCCGAGAAAAGACTCCAGACTGGGCAGAACAGACCTCTGTTAGCACCTCTTTGAAGCTTTCCATGGAAATGAAACATCTTCAGGAACCAACACTTCATCACCCAGAGAAGTCTCAAACCACACCATCCCTCAGTCCTGAACCAGCTTCATCCACAATCAGCACAGCCCAGAAAAAGACATCAGACTGGGCAGAAGAGAGCATTAGCACCGCTGTGAAACTTTCCTTAGAAATGGAAGATCTTCAACCAGTACCTTCCACCCCCATCTCAGCTCGAGATtggaccaccaccacatcatTAAATCTCTCCTTGACTGAAACACTGAGTGTTCCAGAACAAAACTCCCCACCGTCTTCAGTAGGACTGAATGACATCATACCGACTCATGAACCCACGCTGGCTTCCAAACCAGACTTACAGCCAACCCTGCTTAGAAGTTCTCAGCAGCCAGCAATTCAGCAGGCCTTTCTGCAGCCAAGAAGCAGAAATACTGGCGTTCAACCCAAGCCAAAAAGTGTCGCCATGCCTTTCTACAGCATTGTGCAGCAGGGTCAGTACTGTGATGACAAGGTGGGTGTGAAGGGTGGCACCATCCAGTGGCCGGAGGAGCGGAGTTCAGGGAGTGTGCTGAAGTACATCTGCCCTGTTGGTACCTATGCTTACCCTGTCAACTGGAGGGTATGTGTTCGAGGAAGATGGACCTTACTGAGGAACGCATACGGAGACACAGACACTGTGGTCACCTGTAAAC CGGTGACGTGTGTCAGCCCCCGTGCTCCTGAGTTCGGCGCTCTTACCCCACATCACCATGTCTTCAGATGGAATGACACCATTGACTTCTCCTGTTACTCTGGCTTTGTGCTCCTGGGATCAGCACAAAGTACCTGTCAAGTCAATGGTCACTGGAGTGGGAAACTGCCAGTCTGTGATCGCAAAG ATCATTTTTGCTCCAATCCTGGAGTCCCCTTTGGTGGCTCAAGATCTGGAGACTTCTTCGAAGAAGGCTCTGTGGTGAAGTACACCTGCGACAGCAAGCTGGTCCTACGAGGCTCCTCGAAGCGCAAGTGTCTGTTAACAGGCGTGTGGTCTGGAGAGGAGCCACAATGTCAGA GCTGGTATACCTTTGACAATGTAGAGGACTTGACGAAAGAAATACAAATGGTCAGATCCCAGATCTTCAAATCAG AGCAGAAAACCAACGAAAGGGAACTCAACCCCCTCAGTGGCACGACTCACCACATCCTGTTCCTGCTGGATTCCTCGGTCACTGTCGGCTGGTACAACTTTCAGCGGGGGCTGGAATTCATTGACAGCACTATTGACGTG ATCTGGACTCGCAAAGTTTTAATTCAAGTGATTTGTTATGATAACTTTAAAGCTGAAAAGATAGACGTGATGGAAAACCCCATGACAGGACGTCCAGATCCACTGGCTGACTCTACCGATTACTCAG GTTTCTCACAGCACTATGGAACTAATATTTACAGAGCACTGGATGCTGTACTGAAGAGTGTTCAGAGAGCACAGGCTAACCGTGTAAAATGGACCATATTTCTGATTG CAAAACAATATAGCAGTGGGCCATCTCCCTCCAAAATGATGCAAGAGATTGTGAAACACATCCCGGAGCCAGACATTTATCTTG ATGTGTTTGCTATAGGGCTGGGGAGTGTGGACCGAGTCCAGCTGGAGAGTATAATCCCCCAAAAGTATGTGGAAGAAGGGGGGCGCCAGTACACATTCTACCTGCCCAGCTATGACACCCTGAGACTGGTGTACAGCGAGTCCAAGTGGGATG ATGACGCAGCCTCCTCGAAATGCGGAGTTCGGATGAAAATCCGGCACCGCAGCGTGGGCAGGATATTCGGTGGAGTGAAATCTCTCGAAGCGGACTGGCCCTGGCAGGTTTATGTCGGCAATGAG TGTGCTGGCTCCATCATTTCCAGGAGATGGATTCTCAGTGCGGCTCACTGCTTCAGTCCTGACCTGCCCGCCACTTCCATAACTGTGGGTCTAG GAATGATTAATAAGGATATGTCCTCTGCGAAAACAATAGGGGTGAAACAGCTCATTCTTCACCCTCAGTATAACAAAGACTATGATTATGACATGGCCTTGTTGGAGCTGGCCCAGGAGATCTCCTACAGCGACACAGTAAG GCGAGTCTGCCTCCCCTGTACACAAGATGTTCAAAACCTGATCCCATCGCCGGTAGGAGTCTGGCAAGACACATGTAGCTATCAAG aaaataaaatgacgAACGCTGGATATTATGACAGTGGAAGAGATTTGAGTGGCTATGTAGCTGGGTGGGGCCTGTCCAGACAGAGTAATATACCTAGCTATGAATTATTATATGCAAATGTCAGCATCTAT CCCCGCGCTCAGTGCCCTAAAACCACACACACGCTCACCGAACGAATGTTCTGTGCCAGAGGAGAAAACAGTGATTCCTGTAAAG GTGACTCTGGGGGGGCGTTTGTGATGAAGAGAAAGGATCAATGGATTCAG ATTGGCATTGTCAGCTATGGGAAGGATCTGGTCTGCGGAAAAAACAACTTCATGGGTTACTATAGCAACGTCCCAAGTATGATGTCCTTCATTCGTACTCATGTCACAGACCTGCAGTATGAATAG
- the LOC117430318 gene encoding serine protease 41-like isoform X5 → MENPMTGRPDPLADSTDYSGFSQHYGTNIYRALDAVLKSVQRAQANRVKWTIFLIAKQYSSGPSPSKMMQEIVKHIPEPDIYLDVFAIGLGSVDRVQLESIIPQKYVEEGGRQYTFYLPSYDTLRLVYSESKWDDDAASSKCGVRMKIRHRSVGRIFGGVKSLEADWPWQVYVGNECAGSIISRRWILSAAHCFSPDLPATSITVGLGMINKDMSSAKTIGVKQLILHPQYNKDYDYDMALLELAQEISYSDTVRRVCLPCTQDVQNLIPSPVGVWQDTCSYQENKMTNAGYYDSGRDLSGYVAGWGLSRQSNIPSYELLYANVSIYPRAQCPKTTHTLTERMFCARGENSDSCKGDSGGAFVMKRKDQWIQIGIVSYGKDLVCGKNNFMGYYSNVPSMMSFIRTHVTDLQYE, encoded by the exons ATGGAAAACCCCATGACAGGACGTCCAGATCCACTGGCTGACTCTACCGATTACTCAG GTTTCTCACAGCACTATGGAACTAATATTTACAGAGCACTGGATGCTGTACTGAAGAGTGTTCAGAGAGCACAGGCTAACCGTGTAAAATGGACCATATTTCTGATTG CAAAACAATATAGCAGTGGGCCATCTCCCTCCAAAATGATGCAAGAGATTGTGAAACACATCCCGGAGCCAGACATTTATCTTG ATGTGTTTGCTATAGGGCTGGGGAGTGTGGACCGAGTCCAGCTGGAGAGTATAATCCCCCAAAAGTATGTGGAAGAAGGGGGGCGCCAGTACACATTCTACCTGCCCAGCTATGACACCCTGAGACTGGTGTACAGCGAGTCCAAGTGGGATG ATGACGCAGCCTCCTCGAAATGCGGAGTTCGGATGAAAATCCGGCACCGCAGCGTGGGCAGGATATTCGGTGGAGTGAAATCTCTCGAAGCGGACTGGCCCTGGCAGGTTTATGTCGGCAATGAG TGTGCTGGCTCCATCATTTCCAGGAGATGGATTCTCAGTGCGGCTCACTGCTTCAGTCCTGACCTGCCCGCCACTTCCATAACTGTGGGTCTAG GAATGATTAATAAGGATATGTCCTCTGCGAAAACAATAGGGGTGAAACAGCTCATTCTTCACCCTCAGTATAACAAAGACTATGATTATGACATGGCCTTGTTGGAGCTGGCCCAGGAGATCTCCTACAGCGACACAGTAAG GCGAGTCTGCCTCCCCTGTACACAAGATGTTCAAAACCTGATCCCATCGCCGGTAGGAGTCTGGCAAGACACATGTAGCTATCAAG aaaataaaatgacgAACGCTGGATATTATGACAGTGGAAGAGATTTGAGTGGCTATGTAGCTGGGTGGGGCCTGTCCAGACAGAGTAATATACCTAGCTATGAATTATTATATGCAAATGTCAGCATCTAT CCCCGCGCTCAGTGCCCTAAAACCACACACACGCTCACCGAACGAATGTTCTGTGCCAGAGGAGAAAACAGTGATTCCTGTAAAG GTGACTCTGGGGGGGCGTTTGTGATGAAGAGAAAGGATCAATGGATTCAG ATTGGCATTGTCAGCTATGGGAAGGATCTGGTCTGCGGAAAAAACAACTTCATGGGTTACTATAGCAACGTCCCAAGTATGATGTCCTTCATTCGTACTCATGTCACAGACCTGCAGTATGAATAG
- the LOC117430318 gene encoding complement factor B-like isoform X4 — protein sequence MEIGRSKPVWGGPGVTFLKPESCFSVLRGKGPNPAASALLLWSNHLDSLHRFHRSLTWGPATNLKIYFLHPETLGKSTFTTTEKTSLNITMTPAEMVLATEKEPENTQTTAYFGLEPTAPTVSPAREKTPDWAEQTSVSTSLKLSMEMKHLQEPTLHHPEKSQTTPSLSPEPASSTISTAQKKTSDWAEESISTAVKLSLEMEDLQPVPSTPISARDWTTTTSLNLSLTETLSVPEQNSPPSSVGLNDIIPTHEPTLASKPDLQPTLLRSSQQPAIQQAFLQPRSRNTGVQPKPKSVAMPFYSIVQQGQYCDDKVGVKGGTIQWPEERSSGSVLKYICPVGTYAYPVNWRVCVRGRWTLLRNAYGDTDTVVTCKPVTCVSPRAPEFGALTPHHHVFRWNDTIDFSCYSGFVLLGSAQSTCQVNGHWSGKLPVCDRKDHFCSNPGVPFGGSRSGDFFEEGSVVKYTCDSKLVLRGSSKRKCLLTGVWSGEEPQCQSWYTFDNVEDLTKEIQMVRSQIFKSEQKTNERELNPLSGTTHHILFLLDSSVTVGWYNFQRGLEFIDSTIDVIWTRKVLIQVICYDNFKAEKIDVMENPMTGRPDPLADSTDYSGFSQHYGTNIYRALDAVLKSVQRAQANRVKWTIFLIAKQYSSGPSPSKMMQEIVKHIPEPDIYLDVFAIGLGSVDRVQLESIIPQKYVEEGGRQYTFYLPSYDTLRLVYSESKWDDDAASSKCGVRMKIRHRSVGRIFGGVKSLEADWPWQVYVGNECAGSIISRRWILSAAHCFSPDLPATSITVGLGMINKDMSSAKTIGVKQLILHPQYNKDYDYDMALLELAQEISYSDTVRK from the exons ATGGAAATTGGGCGGTCAAAGCCGGTCTGGGGCGGTCCTGGAGTCACGTTTCTCAAACCCGAGTCCTGCTTCAGCGTGTTGAGAGGGAAGGGGCCAAACCCAGCGGCCTCCGCACTGCTACTCTGGTCAAATCATCTCGACAG CCTTCACAGATTTCACAGGAGTTTGACTTGGGGGCCTGCAACCAACCTCAAGATTTACTTCCTGCACCCAGAGA CTTTAGGAAAATCAACATTCACTACCACTGAGAAAACTTCTCTGAACATTACCATGACACCTGCTGAGATGGTGCTGGCTACTGAGAAAGAACCAGAAAACACTCAAACCACGGCATACTTCGGTCTAGAACCAACTGCTCCCACAGTAAGCCCAGCCCGAGAAAAGACTCCAGACTGGGCAGAACAGACCTCTGTTAGCACCTCTTTGAAGCTTTCCATGGAAATGAAACATCTTCAGGAACCAACACTTCATCACCCAGAGAAGTCTCAAACCACACCATCCCTCAGTCCTGAACCAGCTTCATCCACAATCAGCACAGCCCAGAAAAAGACATCAGACTGGGCAGAAGAGAGCATTAGCACCGCTGTGAAACTTTCCTTAGAAATGGAAGATCTTCAACCAGTACCTTCCACCCCCATCTCAGCTCGAGATtggaccaccaccacatcatTAAATCTCTCCTTGACTGAAACACTGAGTGTTCCAGAACAAAACTCCCCACCGTCTTCAGTAGGACTGAATGACATCATACCGACTCATGAACCCACGCTGGCTTCCAAACCAGACTTACAGCCAACCCTGCTTAGAAGTTCTCAGCAGCCAGCAATTCAGCAGGCCTTTCTGCAGCCAAGAAGCAGAAATACTGGCGTTCAACCCAAGCCAAAAAGTGTCGCCATGCCTTTCTACAGCATTGTGCAGCAGGGTCAGTACTGTGATGACAAGGTGGGTGTGAAGGGTGGCACCATCCAGTGGCCGGAGGAGCGGAGTTCAGGGAGTGTGCTGAAGTACATCTGCCCTGTTGGTACCTATGCTTACCCTGTCAACTGGAGGGTATGTGTTCGAGGAAGATGGACCTTACTGAGGAACGCATACGGAGACACAGACACTGTGGTCACCTGTAAAC CGGTGACGTGTGTCAGCCCCCGTGCTCCTGAGTTCGGCGCTCTTACCCCACATCACCATGTCTTCAGATGGAATGACACCATTGACTTCTCCTGTTACTCTGGCTTTGTGCTCCTGGGATCAGCACAAAGTACCTGTCAAGTCAATGGTCACTGGAGTGGGAAACTGCCAGTCTGTGATCGCAAAG ATCATTTTTGCTCCAATCCTGGAGTCCCCTTTGGTGGCTCAAGATCTGGAGACTTCTTCGAAGAAGGCTCTGTGGTGAAGTACACCTGCGACAGCAAGCTGGTCCTACGAGGCTCCTCGAAGCGCAAGTGTCTGTTAACAGGCGTGTGGTCTGGAGAGGAGCCACAATGTCAGA GCTGGTATACCTTTGACAATGTAGAGGACTTGACGAAAGAAATACAAATGGTCAGATCCCAGATCTTCAAATCAG AGCAGAAAACCAACGAAAGGGAACTCAACCCCCTCAGTGGCACGACTCACCACATCCTGTTCCTGCTGGATTCCTCGGTCACTGTCGGCTGGTACAACTTTCAGCGGGGGCTGGAATTCATTGACAGCACTATTGACGTG ATCTGGACTCGCAAAGTTTTAATTCAAGTGATTTGTTATGATAACTTTAAAGCTGAAAAGATAGACGTGATGGAAAACCCCATGACAGGACGTCCAGATCCACTGGCTGACTCTACCGATTACTCAG GTTTCTCACAGCACTATGGAACTAATATTTACAGAGCACTGGATGCTGTACTGAAGAGTGTTCAGAGAGCACAGGCTAACCGTGTAAAATGGACCATATTTCTGATTG CAAAACAATATAGCAGTGGGCCATCTCCCTCCAAAATGATGCAAGAGATTGTGAAACACATCCCGGAGCCAGACATTTATCTTG ATGTGTTTGCTATAGGGCTGGGGAGTGTGGACCGAGTCCAGCTGGAGAGTATAATCCCCCAAAAGTATGTGGAAGAAGGGGGGCGCCAGTACACATTCTACCTGCCCAGCTATGACACCCTGAGACTGGTGTACAGCGAGTCCAAGTGGGATG ATGACGCAGCCTCCTCGAAATGCGGAGTTCGGATGAAAATCCGGCACCGCAGCGTGGGCAGGATATTCGGTGGAGTGAAATCTCTCGAAGCGGACTGGCCCTGGCAGGTTTATGTCGGCAATGAG TGTGCTGGCTCCATCATTTCCAGGAGATGGATTCTCAGTGCGGCTCACTGCTTCAGTCCTGACCTGCCCGCCACTTCCATAACTGTGGGTCTAG GAATGATTAATAAGGATATGTCCTCTGCGAAAACAATAGGGGTGAAACAGCTCATTCTTCACCCTCAGTATAACAAAGACTATGATTATGACATGGCCTTGTTGGAGCTGGCCCAGGAGATCTCCTACAGCGACACAGTAAG aaaataa